The Nycticebus coucang isolate mNycCou1 chromosome 8, mNycCou1.pri, whole genome shotgun sequence genome has a window encoding:
- the BHLHE40 gene encoding class E basic helix-loop-helix protein 40 — MERIPSAQPPPACLPKAPGLEHGDLPGMDFAHMYQVYKSRRGIKRSEDSKETYKLPHRLIEKKRRDRINECIAQLKDLLPEHLKLTTLGHLEKAVVLELTLKHVKALTNLIDQQQQKIMALQSGLQAGDLSGRSVEAGQEMFCSGFQTCAREVLQYLAKHENTRDLKSSQLVTHLHCVVSELLQGGTSRKPSEPAPKVMDFKEKPSSLAKGSEGPGKNCVPVIQRTFAHSSGEQSGSDTDTDSGYGGESEKGDLRSEQPYFKSNHGRKFTMGERVGAIKQESEEPPPKKSRMQLSDDEGHFPSGDLISSPFLSPHPHQPPFCLPFYLIPPSATAYLPMLEKCWYPTSVPVLYPGLNASAAALTSFMNPDKISAPLLMPQRLPSPLPAHSSLDSSVLLQALKQIPPLNLETKD; from the exons ATGGAGCGGATCCCCAGCGCGCAACCACCTCCCGCCTGCCTGCCCAAAGCGCCGGGACTGGAGCACGGAGACCTACCAGG GATGGATTTTGCCCACATGTACCAGGTGTACAAGTCGAGGCGGGGAATAAAGCGGAGCGAGGACAGCAAG GAGACCTACAAATTGCCGCACCGGCTCATCGAGAAAAAGAGACGTGACCGGATTAACGAGTGTATCGCTCAGCTGAAGGATCTCCTCCCCGAACATCTCAAACTTACA ACTTTAGGTCACTTGGAAAAAGCAGTGGTTCTTGAACTTACCTTGAAGCACGTGAAAGCACTAACAAACCTAATTGATCAGCAGCAGCAGAAAATCATGGCTTTGCAGAGCGGTTTACAAGCTG GTGACCTGTCAGGGAGAAGTGTCGAAGCAGGTCAAGAGATGTTCTGCTCAGGTTTCCAGACATGTGCCCGGGAGGTGCTTCAGTACCTGGCCAAACATGAGAACACTCGGGACCTGAAGTCTTCTCAGCTCGTCACCCACCTCCACTGTGTGGTCTCAGAACTGCTGCAGGGTGGTACCTCCAGGAAGCCATCAGAACCAGCTCCCAAAGTGATGGACTTCAAGGAGAAACCCAGTTCCCTGGCCAAAGGCTCAGAAGGTCCTGGGAAAAACTGTGTTCCTGTCATCCAACGGACTTTTGCTCACTCAAGCGGGGAGCAGAGCGGCAGCGACACGGACACAGACAGTGGCTATGGGGGAGAATCTGAGAAGGGTGACTTGCGCAGCGAGCAGCCATACTTCAAAAGCAATCATGGCCGAAAGTTCACCATGGGAGAACGGGTTGGCGCAATTAAGCAAGAGTCTGAAGAACCCCCTCCCAAAAAGAGTCGGATGCAGCTCTCAGATGATGAAGGCCATTTCCCTAGCGGTGACCTCATCAGTTCCCCATTCCTGAgcccacacccacaccagcctcCTTTTTGCCTGCCCTTCTATCTCATCCCACCATCAGCGACTGCCTACTTGCCCATGCTGGAGAAGTGCTGGTATCCCACCTCCGTGCCAGTGCTGTACCCAGGCCTCAATGCCTCCGCCGCAGCCCTCACTAGCTTCATGAACCCGGACAAGATCTCAGCTCCCTTGCTCATGCCCCAGAGACTCCCTTCTCCTTTGCCAGCCCATTCATCCCTCGACTCTTCTGTCTTGCTCCAGGCTCTGAAGCAGATCCCCCCTTTAAATTTAGAAACCAAAGACTAA